Sequence from the Nostoc sp. PCC 7120 = FACHB-418 genome:
CCAGCAGCAATTCTTAATTCCAATTGCCCAGTTTGTGGAACAGTCGGCTCTCAATCGTGGGGTAGAGGGGATGTTATACCTTTCCTTAATTTGGTGGAGTAAGGGATGTTTCTTCGCGGTGTAATTAGGCGGCTGTTAATCTGGCTACGTTTTCTTCCCCAGCCAGACTTATCAGCACGGATAGTTCCAACACATCCTGCACCTGAGAATATAAAACCAGGGGAGATTTTAGTCGTTGGTGATGCTGAATATCAGAAATGGGCTTGTTTTCGTTGCCCTGGAGGATGTGGTGAAAATATTTTGCTGTCTTTGAATCAAAAGCGGCATCCTTGCTGGGCGATCGCCATTGATTCGTTGGGACGACCAACACTTAATCCTTCTGTTAGGCAGCTTAACGAATGCCACTGCCACTTTTGGGTGCGTCAGGGAGTTGTTGAATGGTGCGCTGATTCAGGACAGAAATAAACCTTATAGTCTCGTTTAGCAGAAAAATCCACTTCTTACTTACTCCT
This genomic interval carries:
- a CDS encoding DUF6527 family protein produces the protein MFLRGVIRRLLIWLRFLPQPDLSARIVPTHPAPENIKPGEILVVGDAEYQKWACFRCPGGCGENILLSLNQKRHPCWAIAIDSLGRPTLNPSVRQLNECHCHFWVRQGVVEWCADSGQK